Within Alteribacter lacisalsi, the genomic segment ACACTCAAGCACCTCCTTGATACGGATGAAGGCGCCCGCTTCCTCGGTGAAGTGGCACTCGTTCCACACAGCTCACCGATTTCACAGTCCGGGATCCTTTTCTACAACACGCTTTATGACGAGAATGCTTCAAACCATATCGCACTTGGCAGCGCGTACACGTTCTGTGTAGAAGGAGGACCTGATATGTCCAAGGAAGAACTCGAACAGCGCGGAATCAACAGCAGCATTACACACGTTGATTTCATGATCGGTTCAGGTGAAATGGATATCGACGGAATTAAGGAAGACGGAAGTCGCGAGCCCGTATTCCGCAACGGTGAATGGGCAACAAAAGATTAATTTTACAGTCTGAAAATGGAGAACTCCGGTGGTCTCATGTCCTTCCGGTTTCTCCGTTTTTTTTGTGGGTAAAAGTGTACTATAATGGACGGAGCACCCTTAAGGAGGTACTTACACATGACAATGAAAAAAGCACTTACAATTGCAGGATCCGATACAAGCGGCGGCGCAGGCATCCAGGCCGATCTGACTACCTTTCAGGAACTTGGCGTCTATGGTATGACGGCTTTAACTACGATCGTGACGATGGACCCTAAAAACGGCTGGGCACACAACGTGTTCCCGCAGCCGCTTAACGTAGTGGAAACCCAGCTCGAAACTGTACTCGATGGTGTCGGCGTTGATGCCATGAAAACAGGCATGCTCGGCTCGAGTGAGATGATTGAAATGGCCGCCCGTACTGTAAAGGAAAAAGGCGTGAAAAGCATCGTGGTCGACCCGGTAATGGTCTGTAAAGGGGCCGATGAGCCGCTTCATCCGGAGCATACTGTAAGCTATCGGGAACACCTTGTTCCGGCTGCCACAGTTGTCACACCGAACCTGTTTGAAGCATCCCAGCTCAGTGGGGTTTCCCCAATTGCATCGGTTGAAGATATGAAGCAGGCAGCGGCCCGCATTAAAGAGCTTGGCGCTGACTACGTCCTCATTAAAGGTGGCAGCGATATTGGAGACACAGCGGTCGATGTGCTTTATGACGGACAGGATTATGAGCTGCTCGAGTCGCCTCAGGTAGATACCGACTACACTCACGGGGCAGGTTGCACTTACTCTGCTGCCATTTGTGCCGGACTTGCCCACGGGAAAGACGTTAAAACAGCTGTCCGTGACGCCAAAGGATTCATAACGAAGGCGATCGAAGGCTCTTTTGCACTGAACGACTACATCGGACCGGTTAAACGTTACGCTAACAGAGGATAATCCGTTTTCCCTTCTTATATACCAAAAGCTGTCCCTGACGACCGGACTCCTCCGGTTTTGGGACAGCTTTTTTTATGGTTTTATTCGTATGAATATTGTTATATTACGCTGCAGACGATCCCCGTTGAAGGAACTGGGAGCTTAATCCACCATGACTTATGAATATGGAAAATTGGTTACTTGCGAAGCTTCTGTTTACATATTCTTGATAGATTTTTAAACTTAACGACTATACCATTCTGAAAGTCTGTTCAGAAGTTCATTTAATGAGAGGTGTACTTATTTTTGATTACTCTTCTTAATTATTTCTTCCCTCTTACCAGCTGATAAGCGGCAGGTTCTTTCCCCAGTCCTGCGACTTGATTTTTTCCCCTCGCTTTGGCCTTGTAGAGTTTATCGTCAGCCTGTTTAATCAGAACTTCCGGTTCCACGTTGAGTCCAGGTGCACATCCATAGCTGAGGGTGACCTTAAAGTTTGGCAGAAACGGCCGGTTGCGCCGCTCTACATCTCTGCTGATCTGCATGATCAGTTTGTGAACCGCCTCTTCCGAAGAAGTCCTCACAATAAGGGCAAACTCCTCTCCCCCATACCTGTATGCATGACCGTCAAAATTAGTATCTTTCAGCGATTCTCCGATTTTTTTAAGAACACGGTCCCCTGTGAGGTGTCCGTATGTATCGTTAATACTTTTAAAGTGATCGATATCCCCCATCACAAGGTAAAACGGCTCATGTCCGGAGGTAAACGAAAGCAGATGCTCCTGAAACGTCCGGTGATTATACAGTCCGGTCAGGTAATCCCGTTTTGCCATCTGTTCGTACACGACCCTCTCAGCATAATGCTTCCGTTCCCTCGAAATAATCACACCGCCGAGAACGGCAAATAAAAAAAGGATGGCTGTATTCATCATGAACGTCATCATTGCGGTGCCGCTGAAAGTAAATCCCTGGGCCGCCAGCACTCCGGTAAACCCGGCTGTCACCGCTGCGGCACCTAAAACCCCGCCCATGTACCGCCAGTACAGGATTGCATGAAGTACGATCAGGTACCCAATCGGCACAAAGGGACTTTCAAAACCGCCGGTCACGGCAATCAGCCACGGATAAGCGACGAGGTCAAAGATGACGCCGCCTTTGGTCATCCACTTGTAAAAGCGGGATTCGCGGTTGCATTTATGCAGACAATATTGGGTGACGCCCATATACAGGAGTCCGAATCCAACGAGATAGATAAAAGGCAGGTGGCCCTCCAACTGTCCCTGCCATTCATTCAGAAAATAAACCGTACAGGCAGCAAGCAGGAAAAACCATCTGGTATATGAAAATACCACTTCCAGAAAGTGGTCGGTCTGTTTTACCGTATTCTGTTCCATACCTGCTCCTTTTCACGCGGATCTTCGATTATAAGGTTCAGCCTGGCCGCGCTCCTGTTTCTGTAAATTCATGTCTATCAAGTATAAATGAAAACTGTTTCGAGTTACCATCTTAATCATGCTATATTACAAAAGCTATCACTTAACGACAACAATTCCCGATTTTCAACATAAATCGGCAAAACCGCAGAGAGGAAGCAGCTAAAATTACTCCAAAATCCTCCTTTATTTTTCTGAATCTTCAATTATAATAGTTTCATCAACCGGTTTGAATACATACTTCACGGTCTTCATCTTTTCCGGTAAATAGAAAAAGAGGGGGAAAAGAAAATGGAAGCTTTAAACGATTTTGTCGGACAGGTCAGTGATTTTGTCTGGGGTGTCCCACTCCTTGTTCTGCTGGTCGGAACCGGGGTGTTTTTGACGATCAGGCTTGCGTTCCTTCAGTTCAGAACACTTCCTTATGCACTGAAGCTGTCATTCAGTCCACGTGCACAGGACAAAAAGTCCAAAGGGGACATTTCCCACTTTCAGGCACTTACCACTGCCCTGGCAGCGACAATCGGGACTGGTAACATTGCCGGGGTCGCAACAGCTGTTGTGCTCGGGGGACCTGGTGCAGTTTTCTGGATGTGGATTACCGCTCTTTTCGGTATGGCAACCAAGTATGCCGAAGCGATTCTCGCAGTAAAATACCGGGTTGAAAAAGAAGACGGCAAAATGGCCGGCGGCCCGATGTATTACCTCGAAAAAGGACTGAACCTGAAATGGCTCGGGGTTATTTTTGCCGTGTTCGGCGCCTGTGCCGCATTTGGGATTGGAAACATGGTACAGTCAAACACCGTAGCTGATGCGATGGAATCTACGTTCAGCATTCCAATTTGGGCTACCGGTATTACACTGACTGTTCTTGCCGGGCTTGTTATCCTCGGGGGAATTAAAGCCATTGGCCGTGTAACAGCTTATATCGTCCCGTTCATGGCCCTCTTTTATGTGATTGCCGGACTTGTTATTATTATTCAGAACTTTGAACTTGTTCCTTCTGCTGTCGGGTTTATTTTCAGTGATGCCTTTACCGGTGAAGCTGCTGCCGGCGGTGCGATCGGTGCCGTCATCCGCTGGGGGGTTGCCCGTGGTGTGTTCTCCAACGAAGCCGGTCTCGGTTCCGCGCCGATTGCAGCCGCTGCTGCGCGCACCGACTACCCTGGCCGTCAGGCACTCGTCTCGATGACACAGGTATTTATTGATACGATTGTTGTGTGTTCGATTACCGGTGTGGCGATCGTGATGGCAGATATGTACGGATCGGGGATCACAGGAGCCGACCTGACAACCGCTTCCTTTGAATTCTTCCTCGGAGGTGCCGGCGGAATTATCGTAGCAGTCGGGGTGGCTTTCTTCGCCTTCTCTACTATTCTGGGCTGGTCCTACTATGGGGAGAAGTGTTTCGAATACTTTGCAAAGCCGGGTTTGGTAAAATACTATCGTTACCTGTTCGTACTCGCAATTTTCTTCGGTGCCATGGCGGAGCTGAACCTCGTCTGGGGTGTAGCCGATGTGTTTAACGGCCTGATGGCGATTCCGAACTTAATCGCCCTCCTCGGTCTCTCCGGCGTCGTTGTAGCGGAAACCAACCGTTTCCTGAAAGTCGCCCGTGAAGAGAAGAGAAAAGCCAGACAGGCAAGCTGACCGACTTGAAAAACACGGAAAGGCAGCGTCTCGTTTCAGCGCTGCCTTTTCTTCGGTTTATAATGTAACCGCTTTCCTTTTTGTGCAGGGAATATCATTAAATGGTTATTTAATAAAACTATTGTATTTTTACTCACATTGTATTATTATTTTCCTCAGTGAATAAATATCATTCTATCGATCTACTCATTCATTCAACCAGGAGTGTGAACACAATGAAAAACCATACATCATCTACTAACGGCTCGTTCTGGAAGTTTCTGATCCCGTCTCTGATCGGGGTTGGCTTGTTTATGACCCCCGTACCTGCTCAGGAAGGTGAAGGGGTTACGATTCCGGTAGCGATTCTTGCAAATTCGCTTGAAGGGCTGCTTGGCTCCATTCTGCCGGCACTACTTCTGATTATTATCGGGCTCAGCTTTTTCGGCTCGGTTATTGCCGTCGTTATTCATAAGTCTAATCCCAAGCGGTTTGAGCACAGTCCTTACCTTGAAAAACTGCTGATTGTCAATCCGTTCTGGCTTGCTGTCCGCGGTGTGGCCTTCGTCCTTGCTGTGATGACGTTTTTCCAGCTTGGTTCCGAAGCCGTTTACGACGACTATACGGGCGGGCTCCTGCTTATGGACGGCGGGCTTCTTCCTCTCTTATTTACCGTATTCCTGTTTGCCGGACTGTTTCTGCCGCTGCTGTTAAACTTCGGTCTGCTGGAGCTGTTCGGCGCCCTGCTCACCAAGCTCATGCGCCCCCTCTTCAAACTGCCGGGACGTTCATCGATTGACTCCCTTACTTCCTGGCTCGGTGACGGGACCATCGGGGTCGTACTCACGAGCAAGCAGTATGAAGAAGGCTTCTACTCCAAACGTGAAGCAGCTGTGATCGGTACGACATTCTCTGTGGTTTCGATTACGTTCAGTCTCGTGGTCATCATGGAAGTCGGCCTCGGCCACATGTTTGTACCTTTTTACGCCACGGTGATTTTTGCCGGCTTTGTGGCGGCACTTATTATGCCGCGTATTCCGCCCCTTTCCAAAAAAGCTGATACGTATGCCAACGGGCAGGAAGCTCAGCTCGATGAGTCGATTCCTGAGGGACATACACCGTTCAGCTGGGGTTTTGCCAAGGCAAAAGAACGTGCCGGTGAAGCAAAAGGTGCCGGTGAATTTTTCAAGGACGGGACAAAAAACGTGCTTGATATGTGGCTCGGCGTTATTCCCGTCGTTATGGCATTCGGTACAATCGCGCTTGTGATTGCTGAATTTACGCCGGTATTCGCCTGGCTAGGCGCCCCGTTTGTGCCGATTCTCCAGGTGCTTCAGATTCCTGAAGCGGCGGCCGCCTCGGAAGCAGTCGTTGTCGGGTTCGCCGACATGTTCCTCCCTGCCCTGTTTGCAGCGGATATCGAAAGCGAACTTACCCGTTTTATCATTGCGTGTCTGAGTGTTACACAGCTCATCTATCTCTCTGAGGTCGGTGGTGTGCTGCTCGGCTCCAAGATTCCGGTTAAGTTCCGTGATCTGCTGATCATCTACCTGCTGCGTACGATTATTACGCTGCCGATCATCACGCTGATTGCACATATTATCTTTATGTTTTAACACTTGCCTCCGCGGGCTCTGAGCCCGCGGAGGTTTTTTATTTTTACGGGGGCGGCTGCGGCCGGTCGCATTGTCTGTGCGGAGTGGTTTTTCTATCGTCGATTGAAGCGAACGCGTGACACTCCTGCGGTGCCCGCGGAAAGGGAGCGCAGTGAGCGGAAATCAACATCAGACTTTAACAGAGCCAATCGAAAAAGAACAGCTGTGAACCTGACCATTTCTGTGATATCGACCTTCGCGTGCGATATATCAACCTTCTCGCGCAGGATATCGACCTTATTTCAGATATATCGACCTTCAACTTCAACATATCGACGAAGCGACACGATTCGACACACCTCCACCTCTCCAACTGCGCTCTCCTCCCTCCTCCACTGGACAAAAAAAAGCCCCCTGCATCCGGGAGCTCTTTATTTTACCGACAGCTTCACATATGACTCAAACAGGAGATCAATGAGCATCACAAGCGGTGACCGGGCAGTAAGGTCGTATCCCCCGTAGGATGTACGCTTGACTTCCGTGCTGATGGAATCATCCGTCAATGCTGTTAAAGATGAGTCGATATGATTGGTTATGGCGGCTGTATGAATAAAATGATGGGTCATTTTCTCCGCTGTTTCCACGAGCGTCCGGGTTTCCCCGCTTGAGGAAATGAAGATCACATAATCCCCTTTTGCCACCTTATTTGAAAACAAATCAATCATATGTGATTCATAGATATACATACTCGGCTTGCTCACCTGCATGAGCAGCTTGCTGAAATACTCCGCAAACATTTTGGACAGGCCCACACCGATAATGACGATCCGGTCCGCTTCATCCATTCTTCTGCAGATCCGCTTCAGATCGTGCTGATCGATACCTGCAAGTGTATTTTCAACGTCTTCACGAAAGCGGGAGATTGGACTTTTCGCCCCGTCCTCCTCTTCTGCCGCAATGCCTTTCAGTGCATATTTGAATTCCTTATAGCCGTCAAAACCGAGTTTCTGGCACATGCGGATCACTGTCGTTGTACTCACATTCACTTCTTCTGCAAGTGTTGTGAGGGCCATCCCCTTTGCATCCTGAAAATGGGCATCAATGTAATAAAGCACATGTTTTTCTGCATAGCTGAGCTCCGGCATCCGGTTTGCATAATGTGTGGTTACTTTTCCCATACAGCGGTTACTCCTTGTGTTTTTACGTTGTAAAAGACCGTTCCGGTTTATTATAGTACATTCCGGCACAAATTACAGGTTGTACATAAATACATGCTTTGTACATTCACTTTGTCTATTTCCATGTTAAAAATAAGGTGTAAGCGCTTTACACTATTCGATTTTATATAAATTTCAGATAGACAGAAGGAGTGACCACGATGGAACTTCGCAGCCAGACGTCGAAGAACCTTATTATTTTTGATGCAGACTGGACCACGAAAGAGGCCGTAATTGAAGGTCTTGCGGATGCCCTTGACCGGGAAGGTATTCTCACATCAAAACAGGAGTTTCTTAAAACTGTCTTTGAACGTGAAGAAGTTTCCCCTACAGGAATGGAAAAAGGACTCGCGATTCCACACGGAAAATCCACAGCCGTAAAGGAAGCGGCTTTTGCCGTAGCACGCCTGAAAAAACCGGTTGAAGACTGGGAAAGCATCGATCCGGATAACAAAGCGGAATTGATCTTCCTACTCGCGATCCCGGAAGCAGAAGGCGGTTCCACCCACCTGAAAATACTGTCCGAACTCAGCACCCGCCTGATGGATGAAGCCTATTACGAGAGACTGTTTCAGGCAGACAGCTCCGAAGCGTTTCTACATGCGCTTGACTACAGCGGCGGGCAGGAAAAGGAAGGGTCAGAACCTGTCCCGACTGGTAAAAAAGTCGTTGCCATTACCGCCTGCGCTGCAGGAATTGCCCATACGTACATGGCAGCTGAAGCTCTTGAAAAGGCCGGCCGAGAACAGGGTGTACAGGTGAAAGTGGAGAAACAGGGCGCCAACGGAATTGAAGACGGCCTGACGAAAAAAGACATCGAAGAAGCCGATGCTGTCCTTTTTGCCACTGATATTTCACCAAGAGGCAAAGAGCGCTTTAACGGCCTTCCTTACGTACAGAGCCGGGTAGCCGAACCACTCAGGAAAGGACCTGAGATGATCACACGGGCGCTCGAAAACCCTGACGGGACTGTGTCTGCTGAAGGCGAGGAAAGCACCGGAGGAGATTCCGGCGAGAAGACCTCCCTTCTGAAGGAAATGGGTCAGGGCGTTCTTACAGGGATTTCCTACATGATTCCGGTCATCGTTTCTGC encodes:
- the pdxK gene encoding pyridoxine/pyridoxal/pyridoxamine kinase; this encodes MTMKKALTIAGSDTSGGAGIQADLTTFQELGVYGMTALTTIVTMDPKNGWAHNVFPQPLNVVETQLETVLDGVGVDAMKTGMLGSSEMIEMAARTVKEKGVKSIVVDPVMVCKGADEPLHPEHTVSYREHLVPAATVVTPNLFEASQLSGVSPIASVEDMKQAAARIKELGADYVLIKGGSDIGDTAVDVLYDGQDYELLESPQVDTDYTHGAGCTYSAAICAGLAHGKDVKTAVRDAKGFITKAIEGSFALNDYIGPVKRYANRG
- a CDS encoding GGDEF domain-containing protein, producing MEQNTVKQTDHFLEVVFSYTRWFFLLAACTVYFLNEWQGQLEGHLPFIYLVGFGLLYMGVTQYCLHKCNRESRFYKWMTKGGVIFDLVAYPWLIAVTGGFESPFVPIGYLIVLHAILYWRYMGGVLGAAAVTAGFTGVLAAQGFTFSGTAMMTFMMNTAILFLFAVLGGVIISRERKHYAERVVYEQMAKRDYLTGLYNHRTFQEHLLSFTSGHEPFYLVMGDIDHFKSINDTYGHLTGDRVLKKIGESLKDTNFDGHAYRYGGEEFALIVRTSSEEAVHKLIMQISRDVERRNRPFLPNFKVTLSYGCAPGLNVEPEVLIKQADDKLYKAKARGKNQVAGLGKEPAAYQLVRGKK
- a CDS encoding alanine/glycine:cation symporter family protein — encoded protein: MEALNDFVGQVSDFVWGVPLLVLLVGTGVFLTIRLAFLQFRTLPYALKLSFSPRAQDKKSKGDISHFQALTTALAATIGTGNIAGVATAVVLGGPGAVFWMWITALFGMATKYAEAILAVKYRVEKEDGKMAGGPMYYLEKGLNLKWLGVIFAVFGACAAFGIGNMVQSNTVADAMESTFSIPIWATGITLTVLAGLVILGGIKAIGRVTAYIVPFMALFYVIAGLVIIIQNFELVPSAVGFIFSDAFTGEAAAGGAIGAVIRWGVARGVFSNEAGLGSAPIAAAAARTDYPGRQALVSMTQVFIDTIVVCSITGVAIVMADMYGSGITGADLTTASFEFFLGGAGGIIVAVGVAFFAFSTILGWSYYGEKCFEYFAKPGLVKYYRYLFVLAIFFGAMAELNLVWGVADVFNGLMAIPNLIALLGLSGVVVAETNRFLKVAREEKRKARQAS
- a CDS encoding YjiH family protein, coding for MKNHTSSTNGSFWKFLIPSLIGVGLFMTPVPAQEGEGVTIPVAILANSLEGLLGSILPALLLIIIGLSFFGSVIAVVIHKSNPKRFEHSPYLEKLLIVNPFWLAVRGVAFVLAVMTFFQLGSEAVYDDYTGGLLLMDGGLLPLLFTVFLFAGLFLPLLLNFGLLELFGALLTKLMRPLFKLPGRSSIDSLTSWLGDGTIGVVLTSKQYEEGFYSKREAAVIGTTFSVVSITFSLVVIMEVGLGHMFVPFYATVIFAGFVAALIMPRIPPLSKKADTYANGQEAQLDESIPEGHTPFSWGFAKAKERAGEAKGAGEFFKDGTKNVLDMWLGVIPVVMAFGTIALVIAEFTPVFAWLGAPFVPILQVLQIPEAAAASEAVVVGFADMFLPALFAADIESELTRFIIACLSVTQLIYLSEVGGVLLGSKIPVKFRDLLIIYLLRTIITLPIITLIAHIIFMF
- a CDS encoding MurR/RpiR family transcriptional regulator encodes the protein MGKVTTHYANRMPELSYAEKHVLYYIDAHFQDAKGMALTTLAEEVNVSTTTVIRMCQKLGFDGYKEFKYALKGIAAEEEDGAKSPISRFREDVENTLAGIDQHDLKRICRRMDEADRIVIIGVGLSKMFAEYFSKLLMQVSKPSMYIYESHMIDLFSNKVAKGDYVIFISSSGETRTLVETAEKMTHHFIHTAAITNHIDSSLTALTDDSISTEVKRTSYGGYDLTARSPLVMLIDLLFESYVKLSVK